The Vanessa atalanta chromosome 6, ilVanAtal1.2, whole genome shotgun sequence region gtatttaagtatctttaaaaaaatatatgtttacactGTTATGAGTTTAccaatttagaaaatattgtgtaaaaaGGAGTATATGCACTAGTGCCAAAtcctatgttattttatttttatacaatatttttagacTTATCTAATATCGACGAGAGTgttatggatattttttataataaataagtacaaaaaGAACTAACAATTCGtccattaagttttttttaatcaatacttGCTTTCGTGAGTAGCTttttatataaaggaaaaatttaagttaatgcctcaattaatttttatatgattcCATATAGAAATGCatgtcttaaattatttatgttttatttttatagaattccTTCAATCACGAGACAATGTCACGTAAACTGAaggatttctttttattttagtaaaacattttagttgCCATAACCACTAGTCTTCTTGTATTGGCACTGGTGTTAATTGCCTATTCATTCAACGCAGATTTTAACgtattgttattgatttttaaacagAAAAAGTCGAGTAGCAGACGTCGTGCCAGCGGTGCACCATCGAGCCGTGAAAGGTAAAATatggttatattaatattattataatacttagatTATGTCATACAAACTTCACTTAATATTTCAGCTCGCCAGTTAAGcaagtaaaagaaaaacaattggaACGTCCACACGAATATCAAGAGAATAGTGCTCGTAAAAAGAATCGTGACCGTGAAGAACGCCATCAGAGGCACGAGGAACAAACTCGAAATACCCGACAAGTCGATTCTAGCAGACGCAGAGATGACAGAAGTCGGTCAGTGGAACGGAGATCTTCACCAGAATACAGAAGACGAGACGAACGTAGATCACcagtatataaacaaaaatcatatGTAGAAAAAGTCGATAGGCGAAGAGAATCTTCAAGAGATGAGTCAGATCGAGCAAGGTCCTCTAAACAGTCTAAACGTGATCGTCATCGGTCGCCTTCCGAGTCGGATGTTGAAGAACCGCCTCAAAAAAAACCTGACAAAAGAGATAAAAGATTACCAAGACAATCGAGCGAATCCCCGCCTCCAGAAAAAAGACGACGGAAGAGCTCATCTCCTAATAACAAGAAAAGAGAAGGAAGTCAATATAACAGAAGAGATAAATCAAAAGAGGAACTTCgacaacaaaaagaaaataaaaggaCAAGAAGGAGTGAATCGCAAGAATATAAAAGCAGGCGAAATGATGATTACCGAAAACACGATGAAGAATTTAACAAAAGAAACAAAACTGATCATGACAGACACTACAAGGAAAATCGAAATGAAACATCAAAACGAAGAAGAAATCGTAGTTCATCAAGAGAGAGGCCAGACACTTTTAAAGAACATAGAGAACGATCTTCAGTGAGTAAATACAAAAAGAGAGACTCTCGTCAAGAATCGGAAATGTATTACAAGAATACCAGACATAACCGGTCTCCTTCCTCTGATACGGAAGCGGAGACGCCTCAAAAGCAAAAAGATACTAAAGTGTCTAACAGCAAATCACGTcataataaagaaagaaatgaATCTCCAACGAAAGAAAAACACAGACGGAGTCCTTCGGTTGAATACGCTAGAAACGAAACCCCCGATCGAAGACCCGTTGACCGTAAAAGTGATAAGAAGAAATCCAGTTCTAAAAcagttgaaaataaaacaaaaaagaagtCCCCAACGCCCGTAGAGAGATGTCGTAGAACAACACATAGTAGATCTAAGTCTACTTCCATAGAACGAAGGAGTTcaaagaaagaaaaacaaaaaagtagTACCCCGATCATAAAATCCAAAGTAGTATCAGAAAGACGTATTTCACCCAGAGCAGAACAAAAGGATAGGAATGATAAGGACCGAAGTACCCGCAAGGAATCTCATAAAGGGCACTCTAGATCGCGTTCGAAAAATCGGAGTCGAAGCACGTCCAGTCTTAGTTACTCGCCGGCACGTCGCAGTCCCGAAAGGTATCGTGACATTATCGAAAAACTACCCgaaaaagataaaagaaaatacataaagTCGCCGTCGGATCTTCAAccgaagaaaaagaaaattaaggAGGTAACTGAAACGTACAAACCAAAAGCTGTATGTATGAGGAGCTCATCGAGTGAAATGGAAGATTCTGAAGATGATTTTTTAAGACTAGATGATCGAGCTCGTCAGGAGGAATTGGATTTTAAAGAACTAAatagattaaaagaaaaactggCTCAAATGGCAAAAGCTTCAATAGAGCGAAAACGAAATGAAGAATCTAACGGACCTTCGACGTCCCAATCTACTCGCGAAGATAAGGTCGAAGAAGATAAACCTAAAAACGAAAGTCCAGTCGTGGTCGAGAAAGTGGACATTcctaaagttaataataaaagtccAGAAAAAAGCGAGACTCCTAAAAAGGATAGTCCGGTAAATGTCGAAAGTTCGCCGGAAGTTAAGAAACGAGGTAGGAGTAAGTCTCGCCGAAGTTGGTCACGTTCGACACGACGATCACGAACACGATCACGTTCAAGAGGCAAGTCGTCGCGGTCCCGGTCTCGGTCTAGGTCTCGTTCGAGAACACCATCCCGATCATCTCGCTCAAGATCTCGGTCCTACTCGTCATCAAGGTAATGATATCATCTGCCATTACTTTAAAAGttcataattgaattaatctgAGCGCTTATTGAGTGTGAGAAGTGTATACGTCTTCCAAAAAATGCTGTGCTATTTTTTTCCATATACCGTGCCTTGTAAATATACCtatgtcatatttaattatcGGTTTATTCGTATTAAGTCAATTTTTAAAACCTTGTATAAACCGAAATTGAAAATACATTGTTTAACTCGGGATAATAATTCAACTAAAAAATTTccctaaattttttttttttcatgacacGATATTCATTTGTCGCATATATTAGACATAGGGCTGAAACgtggtataaatatttttaatgagttagattttgttatttgaatactTAGTAATTTTCTACACTTCAATTATATGGACTTTTCgtaatcatattttatcatattacgtATTATACTAGTctgataaactttaaataatataattataaactttcaGGCGTTCTCGTTCAAGTCGCTCCAGCTCCTACAGCAGCAGAAGTTCATCGAGATCATCTCGCAGTTCATCTCGGTCAACGCGCTCGTCAAGGTATTTTAATCAGTCaactaaaatgaataatttgtaagcgttttaaaacaaaaacagattttacctatttaagtataaatcttATTGTAGTAAGCAATGTGGCGGTCGTATGATTCCATCGAATGAAGATGGTGTTCGTAAATtctgtttacatttaaaacgacTCAAATTATAGagcataaatagtttttaattagatatataataaattaacgtaaAATTTCGATTTTTCCGAACTCGTTTAAAACGCGATGCATGCGATACGTACACGTATACGTGACAGAACAATGACGGGCGTGTACGCCGATTACCGTAGATCGAGCGGGACGCGCTCCCGATCGCCCTCGATACCGCGCCGCGCAGGATCGCCGAGCTTCCTGGATAGGAGGCGAATTACGAGGTACTACACGAGTGCTTTTGACGTTTGAACTGTATGGCGGCCGTAACGTTCGTTATCGGAAAAAATGCCGGCTTGAAGTTTGACACGATTCTTGTACTATCTATTGCGACTATATTGTCACTAACGATACACTATTTCGACAAATTTCATTTCGCTTTCATAAAACTCGGGTCTAACTGGGTCTTTTATACGTCAAAAATCTACAATataatgctattttttattactaatatcatgatttttttcttgtaatttaatcggttcgaattatttatgaaacgtttttatttatttcgcacTAGGAAGAAACAACTCGTAagcaaataatattctaaacaaACATCAAAAGCACTGTATTCGTTAGGGCGTGTACATAGCAAACTAAATGACATTTATCCAGCCGTACGTGCAATAAATGTCATTGTGAGCAGTTTGATAGTTGTTTTAACATGTTTTGTGTGTCGCTTGACTGGTAATTTATTAGTgggctttattttttttaaccatataAGGATATACTTTTAGTCACGTAAGTATTCTTACtcaaagagaaaaaatatatcctcGTATggggaagtttttttttattatttgcagccatgttacattttgtttttttttttttgtttatagaaaaaagtCACGAAATTCTAGCACGAGTTCAGAAGACACGAGTAGTAATTCGGAATAGTGAAGTGCtagataatattagtataagtaatatgtatgttttaaacccataatatatattcataaatccACACGTAGTTTCTTATTGAATTCTTGAATCATTACATGTCTGTATTAAAGTATCTAATTTATACCGACGTCATTTTTCCCCGTATTTTCGAATAGTAAATTTGTTAAACATTTTGAAGCGCTTTTAATTTTTCGAGTGGGCAACATTAACAtagcaatgttttttattaataccaatATTTTGTCTGGATACTAACCAGGGTGTGAcacttagtttaatttaaaagttttaattaaaaatatatgaaattgtcAACAGAATAATATTgaagataatttttatgtttatctttaatCAATTGAATCCATAGACAGTAAATTGAGACGAAGATCAAAAGCTGAATATAGATAAAAGTATTTCTAAAGTATAGTTATGAGTTTCTTTTTCTTCCGTAGCGCGCCCATAATAGATCTCACATATACATCAAAGAAATACAAGTATCGAAGAAGATGattgaatgtatattatatataatgtcaatatttcacgaagCGACGCCAGGTGTAGAAGTGCTATGTTTAAGGACATTTCAAGTGTGTTTTACGTTTCAATTTTGTGTGTGTATCACATTaaagtttattgtaaatttattatttgttttatttttatttttttgcatggTAGAACATTACCACCATTGATTTCACTTGTGATTAGAGCAATTAGCGCATGTGTCCATGATCTACATTCAGAGGTAAGCTTTTATTGTGTTCTTAGCTGTATTTAgtaacattatacataatattgttttttaattatgtttcatagtttttttttaaaagaacctATGTTatcactttttatcttaaattcgtatgattaattttaaatataattataacaaagtaATCAATGTCGAGTCATTATTCGcatgtgtaattatttaaacttgcATCTTACTGTGCTTAACACACTAACATTGTGTTTACTAACAAAATAACAGCGCCCGCAAACGCCCAATTCCATATCGTCGGCCGACACCCTCCACCCCCTCGAGCCGCAGTTACAACAGCAGCAAGTCCTCTCAGAGAAGCTGGTCACGATCCCCTCGCCCTGAACGCGAATAAtctaaacattaaaacaaatcaataagGCAGCCCACGTTCactataaattgatttaatcgttggcgatataaaactttattttatacaaacttacaTAATGTCGTTATCCGCtagttaaaatgaaatttaatgacAGTTTTTCGTGATAGCGATTAAGATAAAAAAGCAATCAACTGTTTGAATCTTTGTAATTCGCCAGTTCTATTTTGAGAATCTCGATTGAAAAACTtatcaatttactttattagttGTAGACTGCCTGTATTGATGATACGATTTAAATTAGGTTTTGTCATAATTATGAACTTCTATTGtgaaatataatctattattagTCAATAGCatccaatttcaacgaagtcTTGATATTTGTAATGAAAGCGTTCGAATGAATTTCGACGTTTTACTATTACTTCATGTGACTCATGGAAGTAATATATACTACGTATAACTGGAAGGTTCACTGTCAACCAAACGCGAGCCGAGAGAGAATGACTATTAAGGCGTTCTGTCTCTCTCTAAAACTGTACCCATGATTTCAGAATTCCTGATACTTTTTGAGAATATTCACATCTCATGTGAGAGGTTCTGGGTTCGAAAGACCCTATAAGTAAATTACCTATCATTAATTTCATAGTAAAAATTGCCACTAGCTTTATGACGAAGAAAAtgaaaagcatcgtgaggaaaccagcaaaTCCAAGAAACCATTAAGTTTGAGGACTTGTGATATCCAACAAGCAGAAGTGGGCTACAAGTTGATGTGTATTGTGTAgacaaaataaagcaaataaaaacatgttaaatacgtaacaatttatttactacactgaaaacttaaatattactaaacaatattgttttatgtaatttctgCCGTGATGTTGCGCGATTCCCCAATAAGTTCACGGTCTTATTTTTGCCATAAGTCGTCATTCtaacagttaaatatttatttgataaacattttacaagtgCAATATCGTGCCTATCTTCACAAGCAATTGAAATAGTTGGATGTGGAGGATCGAATAAagattctaatttattataaaaattttgcacGACCAGTacagtaattttacttttagttgTTTTTAACAAGGAATCCGACAcctttattgtaaaaattttttcAGTGTAACATATTACTTCAAACGcaaattttgatacaaattatTCAGTTATTTTATTCTCCTTAGGAATAATTTTCGGCAAAAGTGAAGGAACTGCTTCAGGTTTTAGTTGTTTTCTAGCTTCCGTTATATAATCTTCAGCCTTAAAATGTGAGCTGCATACTACTGCATATTTGGATAATTTTCCAGATATATTCAGTACCTCAGTccacctttttttaaaaacttgattACTAGGAAATCTGAAATCCACAGAATAAGACAGATATGAATAATGTCCTAAAATCTAATGGATACCCTAtctagtattttaaaacaaaatgtcgtTACCTGTGAAAGGACAGCCCACAACTGGGATATGCCTCTTTTTTACATCCGTTCACAATGCAAGTTTGAaccattttatattagattattggACTTACAAGAGATTtagattacaaatgaataaacaaataaaatactcagcACTTTCCGGAATCACAAAAGATCCGCcatgtttgtttatattgtaaacTGGAAGTGTTACCAGAAAATTGccgctaaataattattatctctattaaaattatacactgGCAACTGTGCGATAGAGACACCACGCCTTAAAAGTAGGTCTTTCTCTAGACCGTTCTTAAAGTTTAAAAGAAAGTAGACCTTAATCACGTGGAATAAGGTTTagtttatttcttcattaaacCTGCAGTGAACCTTCCAGTTATACGGAGTATATAATACTTCCATGATGTGACTTTAACCAGTGAACTATTAATttcctaatatttatttatttaaagagaaagtatttttaagtagGTAATTTCATATTATCTCGTTTTCTCTAgtcattatttaatctatatttatttattaactttattctgtaaataataGCTTTTTAAAAGTATTCGATTTCGGTAAGGAACATGATTGTCGTAAAAGTAACAGTTCTAGTCCTTGATttacttttgttaatatttattttttctttgttaataatttattttgaacgtTTGGATAAAACAATGATGTACTCTAGTCTCCTATTgaggatatttatataaacattagaaTAATgtgcaatatatttaatgaaattatatttacactattTATTGATTATGGTTTCtagtcatttaataatttatttttctgaaaatatacaaaagtattgtcgtaaactaaatttgattttatcgtAGCTAAAGAGatttcatttttcaatttctcaaaaattttgtatttatttgtgtcaaacatttattttgtcttaaataaaattgtcatctTCTTGGCTTTTATTACAgccatatttaaaaacaagtttgGTGTAATAGTGTAACCATAGGCttaggttattttattataatgtacttaattAAGAAACTTCAAGTTGAAAAAGCAATAAATGGAACGGGACGATATTAGGATAATACTCATGAacagtaaataaatgtaatttattaataacagaaattgtaaaaaaaatagagcAAAGATTTATTTCTTAACGCTAAAGCATACATTGCATACCAGTCGATTGGATCTCGAccattataaaaagtttattatacaaacagTACTACGTATATCAAAGTTTCATAGATTTTTGctgttgtcaaataaaatacataaatcttaacgtgttttttattctatttttttttcttatgacaTTTGACAATGGAATGTTcagtataaaatacatttccaagttatataattatttataaaagttcttaaaaaaatataatcacttaCCACAAAGAAATGTACAATGTACacaatagtatataaaaaaagtttcaaaaatatacaaattggtATTacataaacgtaataaaatgttataaaatatatcaaatacaaatgtatatatattatatacaatttaaataccgccctaataaataaatagcggagataaaaatcctttaatatcaccaattacattattttgcttATCTCCATCACCATATTGGTAAATACACTtatctttaaatgtaatatttattccttcTTTTGAGTCTGTTGCCGTCTCTTTGACGCTACAAACATCGCCCAACCGAAGCCAACGAAATTCATAAACAAGACCCTGAGCTGAAACAAGaacaaattatcatattatcaaAGAGGAtacaatatttagttaattataataattcgtcTCTGATGTTCAAACTTCGTATcatcatttttatacattttcgtCAGACGCGGGTCATATGGTTTGTGGAACATGACCTTTActtgtttttgatttattacataaacaaattgTACGCttaaacatgtatttttatcatatttatatattataattcatataagaTACGTACTTATGTACGTATCTTATATACTAATGAATACTCTTTACGAGAACATGCGGGagtgtttacaaataaatatgttttgaagAGGAAACTTCAAGTTaagatattaaaacaaaacaagtcTCTTGGATTTAACAGGGAAAAACTACTTTGTAACTATTAACTAGCAGAATTGAAGACgtcataaattaatgtttatagcaTGCTATACtcaaaacttaaaatatgtatctcATGTACACCAGAAGTTTTAAACcacaatataaatatcatgAATCACAAATAGGTCAGTCACTGATGTTCAAGGTTGCATTGACTTCATGacaaacatttattatgtagatatttgaaaaaaaaatacccatcattcctttatttttgtaatactaaatTCATTCTAGTAAATAATGTCAGAAACAATGAATATGACAAATAATATGTAAGATTCTTTAACATAATAGGAAAAAAGGTATGAAAatacatgtaattttaaagaatgaTTAAGTTCTATAAGGAAATAATAAGTAACATAGCTGTTTACTTGATTATGGGTTTTCACtacatgtttttaattcatatgatgttaatacaacattttttatgaaatgtttatttacacttttatactaatattataattgcaaaagtAACTTCTGCCTGTCTGAAGCTCTTTCAcaaccaaaccaatgaaccaaatctgataaatattagtataaagcttgaaccccaaagcCTAACACCGGACAACCAACTCCTAAAATGTGGTTGAAGCTAGAACTActaatttgtaacaatttaattatataagtttaatattgttGCTGACTGCTCCgtcttagtaaataaaattaatttgacaggACTAAAGTATctataaaaaaagagtaaatatatttatttagtatagtttTAGGTCCAGTTCATTAATTTCAGTTGTCAAGATTTGGTACAACAGAATCACTTATAATTGCAGCTATTTACAACATGGGAAATTTGTATATAACtgcattttttcattaataatagtaattagttATCATGAAAATTAATCAAACTTACCATGGGTGGAATAAATGCTATGTTGATAACTTGGAAAAGAGTCAACCATTTCCAATTTGCTTCTAATAAAGTGCAATATAATGCATTCAACTGTTTCAATGCTGCATGGTGGTTTTTACCTTCGAATCTAGCTAATGTGTATAAGGAAAATGCTTGCATAAATGGAGCAAATATTAGCCTCTCAAATAACAGTTTCTTGGCTAATGGAAATGCTGTTGATTCCTCAGCAAATACATTTTCTATGAATCCATAAAAATAGTGAGGTATAGTACCACCAAATAATAACCTGAAGAAAGAATAATCATCAAAAGAAAGTACAGCCTTAGGATGTTCTATTGAGGGTATACTGAACTCTTTATAATCTTGATTATGGACATTTTTGATGGTGGTTAGCCCATTctgattaaagtatataaaaaatactcatgCCAGTTAAACTaagttatatcaaaatatgttcaattttagtaacaatggatattcattatgtatttatataataatattatttgatattcttaCCCATATAAACCAAATGCTAGGACAGGATCAAGCCTTAGAGATTGACCAGAAACTATTTGTGATGCTATGCTACCAGCTGAACCGACAAtgcaactaaaaaaattaataaaatgaactttgcccttacaatataaaaagtataatgtataatttcaaaatcgcttactatactaatactataccTTGTTATAGACTTCGTTTTGATTGGATGTATATACAAATTCTGTAGATACGATGCCACAAGATTCATAATTGGTTTGGATAAAGACAtgatttaattaacttaaaccgtttactaaaaatatatcaaaactttaatcactttttaaaagaaaaggaATTTTATCCGTGTTGCTCGACTACAAAGGCTATTGACGCTGATCAAAGTTTATATTGATAATGTTATCACTTATCAGTAGCGGGCTGATAtgcgattatttattaattatatgtcaaAACTCAAAAAACAAGTCCCGGTTTAGGTTCAAAGACAAAATCAagacaaaatgaattataaaatgtcaCTTCTTTTATGTGTATTCCGACTTGCACAGACTAAGACAAACGTCACACTTACGATGTTATGAATTAAGCACCGATTGATATCAACCTATAATGTAaaagaaaacgaaaaatatatcgaaataaaataatttattaactattccattaatttaaggttttttttcgaatatatattagaataaacatttatactatttgattttaataataatcaacagtaacagcctgtatatttcccacagctgggttaaggcctcctctcccttgaggatgtctgagcatattccatcacgataatccaatgcgggttggtgaatgttaatagttatatttattgtaaaaataaccaCTTTGATtaagtcaaataaaacaaaaaataaataaaaacaacatatattcataaattctttattataaaaatttgccattatgtacaaaatttatctaacattataatgaaataacaacCCACTACAAATATGCAAAGCATTTAGCTCAAATGCAGTCAAagtatataagattaaattattaagctaGCCAGTAGCATATttggtttaaaaaatgttaaatttaataatatattagtaaaattatgtaataattgaattgtttatacaaatatataatgttaagaaTTTCATAATTAGATAGAATTgctgtaaaaaaatacagcaaTGAAGAGTCCACTGCATGTTAGTTgtttaactgaaaataaatattagcacACTCCAGTAATTTGGAGAGTGCTCTCAAGTTTTAGCTTCCATTGAATAGTTTGTCTAATTGCACTTGTAAATTGTGTGATGTGACGGCGGGCGTGTCTGGAGGTTCTATACTACGGTGTTTCACTAACGGTGTGTTCAAGAAGTTCATTTTCTC contains the following coding sequences:
- the LOC125065022 gene encoding serine/arginine repetitive matrix protein 2 isoform X11, giving the protein MYNGIGLETPRGSGTNGYVQRNWASVRKTKDTVNYRTEDDIAKLDCASNKQPNQEILDHERKRKIEVKCAELEDTLEEQGLPKEEIAARVAAFRAKLAEAGSGEKDVPRDEFGRVTVRETHAVAEAQQEKNARLRDAFGISPRFVEGTSLDPERRARDEAQKYPLVRTPSHEREDRDTHVAKKKKKRSATPEAKKSKKKKSKKNKKENQVTLQLTRSQRKMLWRYIHRQESSKKKKKRSKSPNTESSSSSEADTESSSEDERQKKKKKKSSSRRRASGAPSSRESSPVKQVKEKQLERPHEYQENSARKKNRDREERHQRHEEQTRNTRQVDSSRRRDDRSRSVERRSSPEYRRRDERRSPVYKQKSYVEKVDRRRESSRDESDRARSSKQSKRDRHRSPSESDVEEPPQKKPDKRDKRLPRQSSESPPPEKRRRKSSSPNNKKREGSQYNRRDKSKEELRQQKENKRTRRSESQEYKSRRNDDYRKHDEEFNKRNKTDHDRHYKENRNETSKRRRNRSSSRERPDTFKEHRERSSVSKYKKRDSRQESEMYYKNTRHNRSPSSDTEAETPQKQKDTKVSNSKSRHNKERNESPTKEKHRRSPSVEYARNETPDRRPVDRKSDKKKSSSKTVENKTKKKSPTPVERCRRTTHSRSKSTSIERRSSKKEKQKSSTPIIKSKVVSERRISPRAEQKDRNDKDRSTRKESHKGHSRSRSKNRSRSTSSLSYSPARRSPERYRDIIEKLPEKDKRKYIKSPSDLQPKKKKIKEVTETYKPKAVCMRSSSSEMEDSEDDFLRLDDRARQEELDFKELNRLKEKLAQMAKASIERKRNEESNGPSTSQSTREDKVEEDKPKNESPVVVEKVDIPKVNNKSPEKSETPKKDSPVNVESSPEVKKRGRSKSRRSWSRSTRRSRTRSRSRGKSSRSRSRSRSRSRTPSRSSRSRSRSYSSSRRSRSSRSSSYSSRSSSRSSRSSSRSTRSSRSSGTRSRSPSIPRRAGSPSFLDRRRITSAPIIDLTYTSKKYKYRRR
- the LOC125065022 gene encoding serine/arginine repetitive matrix protein 2 isoform X7, giving the protein MYNGIGLETPRGSGTNGYVQRNWASVRKTKDTVNYRTEDDIAKLDCASNKQPNQEILDHERKRKIEVKCAELEDTLEEQGLPKEEIAARVAAFRAKLAEAGSGEKDVPRDEFGRVTVRETHAVAEAQQEKNARLRDAFGISPRFVEGTSLDPERRARDEAQKYPLVRTPSHEREDRDTHVAKKKKKRSATPEAKKSKKKKSKKNKKENQVTLQLTRSQRKMLWRYIHRQESSKKKKKRSKSPNTESSSSSEADTESSSEDERQKKKKKKSSSRRRASGAPSSRESSPVKQVKEKQLERPHEYQENSARKKNRDREERHQRHEEQTRNTRQVDSSRRRDDRSRSVERRSSPEYRRRDERRSPVYKQKSYVEKVDRRRESSRDESDRARSSKQSKRDRHRSPSESDVEEPPQKKPDKRDKRLPRQSSESPPPEKRRRKSSSPNNKKREGSQYNRRDKSKEELRQQKENKRTRRSESQEYKSRRNDDYRKHDEEFNKRNKTDHDRHYKENRNETSKRRRNRSSSRERPDTFKEHRERSSVSKYKKRDSRQESEMYYKNTRHNRSPSSDTEAETPQKQKDTKVSNSKSRHNKERNESPTKEKHRRSPSVEYARNETPDRRPVDRKSDKKKSSSKTVENKTKKKSPTPVERCRRTTHSRSKSTSIERRSSKKEKQKSSTPIIKSKVVSERRISPRAEQKDRNDKDRSTRKESHKGHSRSRSKNRSRSTSSLSYSPARRSPERYRDIIEKLPEKDKRKYIKSPSDLQPKKKKIKEVTETYKPKAVCMRSSSSEMEDSEDDFLRLDDRARQEELDFKELNRLKEKLAQMAKASIERKRNEESNGPSTSQSTREDKVEEDKPKNESPVVVEKVDIPKVNNKSPEKSETPKKDSPVNVESSPEVKKRGRSKSRRSWSRSTRRSRTRSRSRGKSSRSRSRSRSRSRTPSRSSRSRSRSYSSSRRSRSSRSSSYSSRSSSRSSRSSSRSTRSSRTMTGVYADYRRSSGTRSRSPSIPRRAGSPSFLDRRRITSAPIIDLTYTSKKYKYRRR
- the LOC125065022 gene encoding serine/arginine repetitive matrix protein 2 isoform X13, which gives rise to MYNGIGLETPRGSGTNGYVQRNWASVRKTKDTVNYRTEDDIAKLDCASNKQPNQEILDHERKRKIEVKCAELEDTLEEQGLPKEEIAARVAAFRAKLAEAGSGEKDVPRDEFGRVTVRETHAVAEAQQEKNARLRDAFGISPRFVEGTSLDPERRARDEAQKYPLVRTPSHEREDRDTHVAKKKKKRSATPEAKKSKKKKSKKNKKENQVTLQLTRSQRKMLWRYIHRQESSKKKKKRSKSPNTESSSSSEADTESSSEDERQKKKKKKSSSRRRASGAPSSRESSPVKQVKEKQLERPHEYQENSARKKNRDREERHQRHEEQTRNTRQVDSSRRRDDRSRSVERRSSPEYRRRDERRSPVYKQKSYVEKVDRRRESSRDESDRARSSKQSKRDRHRSPSESDVEEPPQKKPDKRDKRLPRQSSESPPPEKRRRKSSSPNNKKREGSQYNRRDKSKEELRQQKENKRTRRSESQEYKSRRNDDYRKHDEEFNKRNKTDHDRHYKENRNETSKRRRNRSSSRERPDTFKEHRERSSVSKYKKRDSRQESEMYYKNTRHNRSPSSDTEAETPQKQKDTKVSNSKSRHNKERNESPTKEKHRRSPSVEYARNETPDRRPVDRKSDKKKSSSKTVENKTKKKSPTPVERCRRTTHSRSKSTSIERRSSKKEKQKSSTPIIKSKVVSERRISPRAEQKDRNDKDRSTRKESHKGHSRSRSKNRSRSTSSLSYSPARRSPERYRDIIEKLPEKDKRKYIKSPSDLQPKKKKIKEVTETYKPKAVCMRSSSSEMEDSEDDFLRLDDRARQEELDFKELNRLKEKLAQMAKASIERKRNEESNGPSTSQSTREDKVEEDKPKNESPVVVEKVDIPKVNNKSPEKSETPKKDSPVNVESSPEVKKRGRSKSRRSWSRSTRRSRTRSRSRGKSSRSRSRSRSRSRTPSRSSRSRSRSYSSSRRSRSSRSSSYSSRSSSRSSRSSSRSTRSSSAPIIDLTYTSKKYKYRRR